From the genome of Photobacterium sp. TLY01:
AGCGACCTGGTCGAAAACCGAAATGGAACGGCAATCATGGTTGTTTCACAGAGAGAACATACCCTAAGCCGCGCAGCGTTTTTATTTCGACACGACTTGCACTGAGCGACTTACGTAACCGGCCAACGTACGTTTCAATGGCGTTCTGATTGGGAGGATTATCATAGCCGTACAAGTGATCGATGATTTCATCTTTACTTAAAACACGATTAGGATGACTCACAAACACTTCGAGTAGACGATATTCTCGGTTTTTTAAATCAATCTCCTGCCCTTGGATTTGCACACGGGCACTCGCGCTATCAAAGGTGATATCACCAATCTCTATCACGTTTTGATCGTTACCTTGACTACGGCGCACAATAGAACGACAGCGGGCTTCCAGTTCCCCCAAATCAAAAGGCTTTGTTAAGTAGTCATCGGCCCCTAAGTCGAGCAATTCAATCCGATCAAACACTTCATTACGTGCGGTCAATATGAGGATCGGCGTATTACCGTGCTGACGAATTTTTTTCGTGATCGCCTCTCCCGAACGGTTCGGCAAATTGAGATCCAGAATCACGAGATCATACCGTGTGTGTGCTACCAACGAATACGCAACTTGCCCATCATAGGCGGTGTCCACCCCATGGCCTAAGTCTTTAAAACGCTGTTCGAGGGATTCACTGATCAGTCTGTCATCTTCTACAATCAAAACTCTCATCATATCACCGTCTAACTGCCTGTTTTAATCACGATGAGTGCTTGGAAAGACTATCTGTATCTTGTACATACATTAAATCTGAAGCATTCACAGCCATACTTTGCATTATGAACCCTTCCCAATTTCCACCCCTTATGACTTTATATTACCTGATTAGTGGTGAATCCAAATGCCACACATAACAAGCCATTTGCAACATGTGCGAAACATAGATCGCAATCACGATATATGAATGTCTTTTTCTATTTACCTGCTTTTTATCGGTCATTATTGAATGCAAAGCTGAAGATCTCAAACAGGCGAGCATTGCCAGCTTCGCAGGACAAACAAAATAAGCCCCCGCAACCGGGGGCTGTAACACGTAAAGCGATACATCAATCAACACACGAACATCGCAGCTTAATTACTGGCGGCGACCTCTGCTGCCGGTTTACTTTGCGACTTTA
Proteins encoded in this window:
- a CDS encoding response regulator transcription factor, giving the protein MMRVLIVEDDRLISESLEQRFKDLGHGVDTAYDGQVAYSLVAHTRYDLVILDLNLPNRSGEAITKKIRQHGNTPILILTARNEVFDRIELLDLGADDYLTKPFDLGELEARCRSIVRRSQGNDQNVIEIGDITFDSASARVQIQGQEIDLKNREYRLLEVFVSHPNRVLSKDEIIDHLYGYDNPPNQNAIETYVGRLRKSLSASRVEIKTLRGLGYVLSVKQP